A stretch of Candidatus Saganbacteria bacterium DNA encodes these proteins:
- a CDS encoding glycosyltransferase: MDKKNVSIIIRSHNEEKWIAACLQAVFKQDYRDFEVILIDNKSSDKTVKKAQAFPVKIVSIDNFLPGKAINIGIENSTGKYVVCLSAHCIPVDNCWLSNLLKDFDDDKVAGVYGRQEPMAFTSDTDKRDLITVFGLDRKVQFKDSFFHNANSMFRRDVWGKIPFDENISNIEDRIWARDVLKAGYKIIYEPDASVYHWHGIHQNQNLERCTNVVKIIENLNGLDGRNYNHLQLKDLNILALIPVKGESCMLGGRSLLEYAINSVKESQFVKQIVVYTDSDEHADLARKLGANVPFMRDSSLSAEHIGLENVFQQAVLELENKGIMADIIVTLEVTFPFRPKGFIDQLIIRLVKEGLDSVVAARTEFGSCWVKEPEGLKQVDSGFVPRKFKEPVYVSIKGLACATHPQFLREGRLLGEKVGIVEINDPYASIEVRNEEGLRFAGLLVDNWSDRNIK; encoded by the coding sequence ATGGATAAAAAGAATGTTTCTATAATTATTAGGTCTCATAACGAAGAGAAATGGATCGCGGCTTGCCTGCAGGCCGTCTTCAAGCAAGATTATAGGGACTTTGAGGTAATACTTATTGACAACAAGAGCAGTGATAAGACTGTCAAAAAAGCACAGGCATTTCCGGTTAAAATAGTTTCAATCGATAATTTCTTGCCTGGCAAAGCGATCAATATTGGCATAGAAAATTCAACCGGTAAGTATGTTGTCTGTCTTTCGGCCCATTGTATCCCGGTCGATAACTGTTGGCTTTCGAATCTGCTCAAGGATTTTGATGATGACAAGGTTGCCGGTGTTTATGGCCGGCAGGAACCGATGGCATTCACTTCCGATACCGATAAACGCGACCTGATAACAGTTTTTGGCCTTGACAGAAAAGTGCAATTCAAGGACAGTTTTTTCCACAACGCCAATAGTATGTTCCGCAGGGATGTCTGGGGGAAAATACCGTTTGATGAAAACATCTCGAATATTGAAGATCGAATTTGGGCAAGAGATGTACTCAAGGCAGGGTATAAAATTATTTATGAGCCCGACGCTAGTGTTTATCATTGGCATGGGATCCACCAGAACCAAAATCTAGAACGTTGCACTAATGTTGTAAAGATAATAGAGAATCTTAATGGTTTGGACGGTCGAAACTATAATCACCTTCAACTCAAGGACCTAAATATTTTAGCCTTGATCCCTGTAAAAGGTGAAAGTTGTATGCTTGGTGGGCGGTCATTGTTGGAATACGCTATCAACAGCGTAAAGGAATCACAATTTGTCAAACAAATAGTTGTTTACACTGATTCAGATGAACACGCCGACCTCGCCAGGAAATTAGGTGCTAATGTGCCGTTTATGAGGGACAGCTCACTTTCGGCAGAGCATATAGGGCTAGAAAATGTTTTTCAGCAAGCCGTTTTAGAATTGGAAAACAAAGGGATAATGGCCGACATAATTGTTACTTTAGAGGTGACTTTTCCTTTTCGGCCAAAAGGGTTTATTGACCAGTTGATCATAAGACTTGTCAAGGAAGGTTTGGATAGCGTGGTTGCGGCTAGGACGGAATTCGGTTCCTGTTGGGTAAAAGAGCCTGAAGGATTGAAGCAAGTTGATTCCGGTTTTGTTCCCAGGAAATTCAAGGAGCCGGTCTATGTAAGCATCAAAGGTCTCGCCTGCGCGACCCATCCACAATTTTTACGGGAAGGGCGGCTTCTAGGAGAAAAAGTCGGCATTGTTGAAATCAATGATCCATATGCCTCTATCGAAGTAAGAAATGAAGAAGGGTTGCGGTTTGCCGGACTATTAGTAGATAATTGGTCGGACAGGAATATTAAATGA
- a CDS encoding Ldh family oxidoreductase: MKEILASDSNIKELFLSILEKENVRPDVAKFLVEGIVQASLRGVDSHGIRLFHHYLQGFIHGRLNRDPKYDFKLTSPSTGKLDGDHAPGHAAGAEGMMKAIGIASTNGIGAVAVHNSSHFGAAAYFAHMAAGEDMIGLSFTHATAHVVPFGGLRPFLGNNPICLVAPCEGEYPFCLDMATTVATFNKVQQYKELGNEMPPGWGVDEKGNETNDPNDLRSLLPIGGYKGFGLSMMVEILCGLLTGSPFGPNVSAMFGTPMDAKRLLGHFFLAIRIDAFEDPIMFKSRLKKMVDELRSEPSKDPEKPIIAPGDPEKKTWKKRSKEGIPVPEMVLNQFKQLAGNYKVPFNL; encoded by the coding sequence ATGAAAGAAATTTTAGCCTCTGATAGTAATATCAAAGAATTATTCTTAAGTATTTTGGAAAAAGAAAATGTCCGTCCCGATGTTGCCAAATTTTTAGTCGAGGGGATCGTTCAGGCTTCACTTCGTGGGGTTGATTCGCACGGAATCAGATTGTTCCATCATTATCTGCAAGGATTTATCCACGGCCGGTTGAATAGAGATCCGAAATATGATTTTAAACTTACTTCGCCTTCAACTGGAAAACTCGATGGTGATCATGCCCCTGGCCACGCGGCAGGAGCTGAAGGGATGATGAAAGCGATCGGGATAGCTAGCACAAACGGGATCGGTGCGGTTGCCGTTCACAATTCCAGCCATTTTGGAGCAGCGGCCTATTTTGCTCATATGGCTGCGGGTGAAGATATGATTGGCTTGAGTTTTACCCATGCGACAGCCCATGTAGTCCCTTTCGGCGGCTTGAGGCCATTTTTAGGTAATAATCCGATCTGCTTAGTTGCGCCATGTGAAGGTGAGTATCCATTTTGTCTTGATATGGCAACAACTGTTGCGACATTTAATAAAGTCCAGCAATATAAAGAACTAGGAAATGAAATGCCTCCTGGCTGGGGAGTAGATGAAAAAGGGAACGAAACAAATGACCCGAACGATCTAAGAAGCCTTCTTCCAATTGGCGGATATAAGGGATTCGGCCTAAGCATGATGGTTGAAATACTTTGTGGTCTTTTGACAGGATCTCCCTTTGGCCCCAACGTCAGTGCGATGTTCGGAACGCCGATGGACGCGAAGCGATTACTTGGTCATTTCTTTTTGGCGATAAGGATCGATGCATTTGAAGATCCGATTATGTTTAAAAGCCGATTGAAGAAAATGGTGGACGAATTGAGAAGCGAGCCATCCAAGGATCCGGAAAAACCCATTATTGCGCCGGGTGATCCGGAGAAAAAAACATGGAAGAAACGCTCAAAAGAGGGTATACCGGTGCCAGAAATGGTATTAAACCAATTCAAGCAACTGGCGGGTAACTATAAGGTGCCTTTTAATTTATAA
- the neuB gene encoding N-acetylneuraminate synthase gives MNKKLIKIGDHLIGKNQPVFIIAEAGVNHNGSLKRAKKMVIAAKKIGADAIKFQTFIAEELVTKDAPKAEYQKRQSGVGSQYEMLKSLELSEMDFVELQHFCSKQGIIFLSTPFELRSAELLDRLQVPAFKISSGELTNLPLLSKIAAFGKPIILSTGMSNLSEIREAVDEIYAEGNRKLILLHCTSNYPTRPENVNLLAMETMRRAFSVPIGYSDHTLGIEIAVAAVALGACVIEKHFTLDRNLPGPDHQVSLEPEEFKAMVATVRNTEQALGSGKKEPRFSERKIAKVARKSLVAASNIPGGTKLIAEMLTVKRPGTGISPEYISVVLGKITRRALKRDTVISWGMIR, from the coding sequence ATGAATAAAAAGTTAATTAAAATAGGGGACCATTTGATCGGGAAAAATCAGCCGGTATTTATAATTGCCGAAGCGGGCGTCAATCATAACGGCAGTTTAAAGCGGGCGAAGAAAATGGTGATTGCCGCTAAAAAGATTGGGGCGGACGCGATAAAATTTCAAACCTTTATTGCCGAGGAACTGGTCACGAAAGATGCGCCGAAAGCAGAATATCAAAAAAGGCAAAGCGGCGTAGGATCGCAATATGAGATGCTCAAATCCCTGGAATTGTCGGAAATGGATTTTGTGGAACTGCAGCATTTTTGCAGCAAGCAAGGTATAATCTTTTTATCGACTCCATTTGAATTGCGAAGCGCGGAGCTTCTCGATCGGCTTCAGGTGCCGGCGTTCAAGATAAGTTCCGGCGAGTTGACCAATCTGCCGCTCCTTTCAAAAATAGCGGCTTTTGGCAAGCCCATCATATTATCAACCGGGATGTCAAATTTAAGCGAGATCAGAGAGGCCGTGGACGAGATTTATGCCGAGGGGAACCGGAAGTTGATTTTGCTGCACTGCACCTCAAATTATCCTACCAGACCGGAAAATGTCAACCTGCTGGCAATGGAAACCATGAGAAGGGCATTTAGTGTTCCCATTGGATATTCGGATCACACACTGGGGATTGAGATAGCGGTCGCGGCCGTCGCCCTCGGAGCCTGTGTGATTGAAAAGCATTTTACGCTTGACCGGAATCTGCCAGGGCCTGATCATCAAGTGTCGCTGGAGCCGGAAGAATTCAAAGCAATGGTTGCGACAGTCAGGAACACTGAACAGGCGCTGGGCAGCGGAAAAAAAGAACCGCGGTTTTCAGAACGGAAGATTGCAAAGGTCGCCAGGAAAAGCTTGGTTGCCGCCAGCAATATTCCCGGCGGTACTAAGCTGATCGCAGAAATGTTGACCGTCAAACGGCCAGGGACAGGGATCTCGCCAGAATATATTAGCGTTGTTCTTGGCAAAATCACCCGGCGGGCGCTGAAGCGGGATACCGTTATTTCGTGGGGAATGATCCGATGA
- a CDS encoding ABC transporter ATP-binding protein, translated as MKMSGKSIETIKYFISKKWRAMVVILILSFLVAFFESLSAVVVYPVLSVLVPETAVEAGAGQFIAIMNLITHNSFFSPLVTVVLILFSLTLLKLSLSYFNTVFSGLYAGRIFQETQIKMMSVLLNSDYQFLINTKKGDLVFRLTTAPGYVSKVIGMLTLMLVELLKTAMMLIVLFVVSPVVTVILLAASSIYYFVTKSIAQRVSYGTGSGRAVSASNQTIHAMNALKGIKSIRLFGVVSHWIEMFSRECMNFYHYALKDLVISSLPASLLELVYISFLCVMVVYFSNVKGGVLGSLPMIGVFVYSLLKIMPSLRLLSSYGMGLMAILPNAEAAYLAIREAEEHRDHLGGNRQLKKFTSEIEIREVTFNYQNAKKPAVIDVSFTVKRGEFIGIIGSSGSGKTTLLDLLSGLLNPTSGRILIDGIPIVDYLPASLCEHIGYVGQETFFFNDTIRNNILFGRAGFDEKNVKEALKKADILDFILGLQGGLDFILADDGMKISGGQRQRLSIARALLRNPEIILLDEATSALDHLAEENVMETILKLVREEGKTVIFVTHRKSAIKDANRVVEMRDGRIIDIIVREPIREMIQKVRIYNE; from the coding sequence ATGAAAATGTCTGGTAAGTCTATCGAAACAATAAAGTATTTTATTTCAAAAAAATGGCGAGCAATGGTCGTGATCCTTATCCTGAGCTTTTTGGTCGCATTTTTTGAAAGTCTTTCCGCGGTGGTAGTTTACCCTGTGCTGTCTGTGTTAGTGCCTGAAACTGCTGTTGAGGCGGGAGCCGGACAATTCATCGCTATTATGAATTTGATAACACATAATTCATTTTTTTCCCCTTTAGTTACAGTTGTGCTGATATTGTTCAGCCTTACACTCCTTAAATTATCATTGAGTTATTTCAATACGGTATTCTCAGGCTTATACGCAGGCAGGATTTTCCAAGAAACGCAGATCAAGATGATGTCTGTACTGTTGAATTCCGATTACCAGTTTTTGATCAATACCAAAAAGGGGGATCTTGTTTTCCGGCTCACAACTGCGCCGGGATATGTGAGCAAAGTAATTGGGATGCTCACATTAATGCTTGTTGAACTCCTAAAAACCGCAATGATGCTCATTGTGCTTTTCGTGGTTTCACCTGTGGTAACGGTTATTCTATTGGCTGCTTCCTCCATTTATTATTTTGTGACCAAGTCAATTGCCCAGCGGGTTTCATATGGAACGGGAAGTGGACGGGCTGTTAGCGCTTCAAATCAGACAATCCATGCCATGAATGCGCTTAAAGGGATAAAAAGCATTCGCCTTTTTGGCGTCGTCAGCCATTGGATCGAAATGTTCAGCCGGGAATGCATGAATTTCTATCATTATGCCTTAAAAGATCTGGTTATCAGCAGCCTGCCGGCAAGCCTGCTGGAACTAGTTTATATCTCTTTCCTTTGTGTCATGGTCGTTTATTTCAGCAATGTTAAGGGAGGCGTGCTCGGCAGTTTGCCGATGATCGGCGTATTTGTTTATTCACTGCTTAAGATCATGCCTTCGTTAAGATTGTTAAGCAGTTATGGTATGGGGCTGATGGCGATCCTCCCTAATGCTGAAGCTGCTTACTTGGCGATCAGGGAAGCGGAGGAGCACCGAGACCATCTTGGAGGGAACAGGCAATTGAAGAAATTCACTTCGGAAATCGAGATCAGGGAAGTGACCTTCAATTACCAGAACGCAAAAAAACCAGCAGTTATTGATGTGTCTTTTACTGTGAAACGAGGAGAATTTATTGGCATCATTGGTTCTTCCGGATCAGGAAAAACAACATTGCTTGATCTTTTGTCCGGATTGTTAAACCCGACGTCCGGCCGGATATTGATTGATGGAATTCCGATTGTTGATTATCTGCCAGCTTCGCTCTGCGAGCATATCGGCTATGTCGGACAGGAAACATTCTTTTTTAATGATACTATAAGAAATAATATCCTTTTCGGTCGGGCAGGGTTTGATGAGAAAAATGTCAAGGAAGCGCTGAAAAAAGCCGATATCCTCGATTTTATTTTAGGTCTTCAGGGCGGCCTTGATTTTATTCTGGCAGATGATGGTATGAAGATTTCGGGCGGACAGCGCCAGCGTCTTTCCATTGCACGAGCCTTGCTCCGCAACCCGGAAATTATCCTGCTTGATGAAGCGACCAGCGCACTCGATCACTTAGCCGAAGAAAATGTCATGGAAACAATCCTTAAACTGGTCAGGGAAGAGGGGAAAACGGTGATCTTTGTTACGCATCGGAAAAGCGCGATCAAGGATGCTAACAGGGTGGTTGAAATGAGAGATGGAAGGATTATCGATATTATTGTGCGCGAACCGATCAGGGAAATGATCCAAAAGGTGCGGATATATAATGAATAA
- a CDS encoding cobalamin B12-binding domain-containing protein, producing the protein MDQFKVKNTVDFLIIIPPADTVKTIYPPYGSMYIASALRNKGFNPKLLNIDLERITNAEIIERIRILDPKYIGFSGIVAPSYKYLKELSRELKNAFPEKKQILGGGLASAAAVLFNNTPIDIIVKGEGDITIVELIEGLNNGRSLENIPGIYYRNDLSYNFTGDRRLITNLDSLPYPAFDLIDLDHYLPDGLEFMRKFTKKIKNNSLLDPKRKRRMITIATSRGCFGQCSFCFRAYAGLRLFSLKYIFDLVEYCIKKYGVGFFSFGDECFAPNKQRNWQFIEEFKRRKLDVPFRILGMRVDTVDKEIIEAYKEIGCWMIEYGFESGSQKMLNIMDKRVNVEQNRRVGRWTYEAGIYTSPTIVLAMPGESDRTVRESIDFLKSLNFNFKQYQYTYALPIPGSPLYDFARLSGAIEDEDEYLTSLTGSVSGAGVFHVNLTDEPDEVVAGWSKKIVAEVDGHYFISKYKIRFLVWLFILLGKIKYHIDKNSLFAIFKKKIFGLFSISLAPKMQVDAAAVKRISKFRKRKELSFEKFCEGFSNSTINRDLALKKINQRISPANE; encoded by the coding sequence ATGGATCAATTTAAGGTGAAAAACACCGTGGATTTTCTGATAATCATACCGCCTGCGGATACGGTTAAAACTATCTATCCGCCCTATGGTTCTATGTATATTGCCAGCGCTTTAAGAAATAAAGGTTTTAATCCAAAACTATTGAACATTGATCTGGAACGGATCACGAATGCAGAAATAATTGAAAGAATTCGGATTCTAGATCCTAAATATATAGGCTTTAGCGGTATTGTAGCGCCATCTTATAAGTACTTGAAGGAATTGAGCCGGGAATTAAAAAACGCTTTTCCGGAAAAAAAACAGATACTGGGCGGTGGGCTGGCGTCGGCCGCTGCCGTATTATTTAATAATACGCCGATCGATATAATCGTTAAAGGAGAAGGGGATATTACGATCGTAGAGTTGATTGAGGGGCTGAATAATGGGAGGAGTTTGGAAAATATTCCTGGCATTTATTACAGGAACGATCTTTCTTATAATTTCACGGGCGACAGAAGATTAATAACGAATCTTGATTCTCTTCCTTACCCTGCGTTTGATCTGATAGACCTAGATCATTATTTACCCGATGGTCTAGAATTCATGAGAAAATTCACAAAAAAAATAAAGAACAATAGTTTGCTTGATCCCAAAAGAAAAAGAAGAATGATCACGATCGCCACCAGCAGGGGATGTTTTGGGCAATGTAGTTTTTGTTTCAGGGCGTATGCCGGTTTGAGGCTGTTTTCATTAAAGTATATTTTTGATCTTGTGGAGTATTGCATCAAGAAATATGGTGTCGGATTTTTCTCGTTTGGCGATGAATGTTTTGCCCCTAACAAGCAGAGGAACTGGCAGTTTATTGAAGAATTCAAAAGGAGAAAATTGGATGTGCCGTTCAGGATACTCGGAATGCGCGTTGATACCGTGGACAAAGAAATAATAGAGGCCTATAAAGAGATCGGGTGTTGGATGATCGAGTATGGCTTTGAATCTGGCAGCCAAAAAATGCTTAACATCATGGATAAAAGGGTAAACGTAGAGCAAAATCGCCGAGTGGGACGGTGGACATATGAAGCAGGTATTTACACTTCACCCACTATTGTGCTGGCAATGCCGGGAGAATCTGATCGTACGGTACGGGAGTCGATCGATTTTTTAAAATCTCTAAACTTTAATTTCAAACAATACCAATATACCTACGCCCTACCCATACCTGGTTCGCCGCTTTATGATTTTGCTAGATTGTCAGGCGCAATAGAAGATGAAGATGAATACCTTACTTCTTTAACTGGATCTGTTTCGGGGGCAGGAGTTTTTCATGTGAATTTGACCGATGAGCCAGATGAGGTTGTCGCGGGGTGGAGCAAGAAGATAGTTGCCGAGGTTGACGGGCATTATTTTATAAGTAAATATAAGATACGTTTTCTAGTATGGTTATTTATTCTTCTTGGTAAAATTAAATATCATATTGACAAGAACAGTCTATTCGCGATATTTAAAAAGAAAATCTTCGGATTGTTTTCAATAAGTCTTGCGCCTAAGATGCAAGTTGATGCTGCTGCAGTGAAAAGGATCAGCAAATTTAGGAAAAGAAAAGAATTGAGTTTTGAAAAATTCTGCGAGGGATTTAGCAATTCAACAATAAATCGCGATTTAGCTCTAAAAAAGATAAATCAAAGGATAAGCCCTGCCAATGAATAA
- a CDS encoding thiamine pyrophosphate-dependent dehydrogenase E1 component subunit alpha — protein sequence MIVIRHFEEKVDWLFARGKIMGTSHLCVGQEAIAVGACAALRTEDYITSNHRGHGHFIAKGGDPKKIMAEIFGKATGYCKGKGGTQHMCCTEVGHLGSNGITGGQIPIATGIAFAIKYNRESKVVICFLGDGATNQGIFHEALNMAALWKLPVVYVCENNRYAMSTPVQEGLSVEHIAERAAGYGMPGLIVDGNDPLAIKETVVRAVELAREGKGPSLVEAKTYRLLGHSKSDPRQYRTKEEEKAAWKNEPIRRFVDFLKKQKAIGDDELKKIEADVQAEIEAAVEYAENSPLPGLEVAFEDIFVYSNEAAQ from the coding sequence ATGATTGTCATTCGTCACTTTGAAGAAAAAGTTGATTGGTTGTTTGCCAGGGGAAAGATCATGGGGACTTCTCATCTTTGTGTCGGGCAGGAAGCGATTGCTGTTGGGGCCTGCGCTGCTCTTCGTACTGAAGATTACATTACCAGTAACCACCGGGGACATGGACACTTCATTGCTAAGGGCGGAGACCCCAAAAAGATAATGGCTGAAATTTTCGGCAAGGCAACCGGCTACTGCAAAGGTAAGGGTGGAACCCAGCACATGTGTTGTACGGAAGTCGGGCATCTTGGCTCAAACGGGATAACCGGCGGCCAGATCCCGATTGCGACCGGAATTGCGTTTGCGATTAAGTATAACCGCGAGTCGAAAGTGGTTATTTGTTTTCTTGGAGATGGGGCGACCAACCAGGGAATTTTTCACGAAGCGCTGAACATGGCTGCCCTCTGGAAACTCCCCGTTGTTTATGTTTGCGAAAACAACCGGTACGCGATGTCGACCCCGGTTCAGGAAGGGCTTTCGGTTGAACATATCGCTGAACGGGCGGCCGGCTACGGCATGCCCGGCTTGATTGTTGATGGGAATGATCCACTAGCGATCAAGGAAACAGTTGTCCGGGCTGTAGAACTGGCCAGAGAAGGTAAAGGACCAAGCCTGGTTGAAGCCAAAACATACCGTCTCCTCGGCCATTCCAAGAGCGATCCCCGCCAGTACAGGACAAAAGAGGAAGAAAAGGCGGCGTGGAAAAATGAACCGATCCGCCGGTTCGTTGATTTTTTAAAAAAACAGAAGGCCATTGGCGATGATGAGCTGAAAAAAATTGAAGCCGATGTCCAAGCAGAGATTGAGGCAGCGGTCGAATATGCGGAGAATAGCCCGTTGCCTGGACTGGAAGTTGCCTTCGAGGATATTTTTGTTTATTCTAATGAGGCGGCCCAATGA
- a CDS encoding methyltransferase domain-containing protein, with product MIRIRNEISDRIKNGTIKRVRREKCPLCCGQKFVLIAKKDRLGLPLETLICDICGLVFSGSFFSASGEDLYYSNYCNLLKNIGRSPDQMFAARTGTDSYAWKRYRWIKNALGGKFNNIRTIMEVGCNDGCNLYPYHLNGFNVIGCDFDEVRMAPGRSKGMTMLKGGIEQLRKLSQTADLLIFSHVLEHLSDIDRALSEAKELLSSDGRIYIEVPGFKRWNRARSEAISDEWLVSGNNFLSYLQMEHNFCFEARTLNFFAFRNGLIAEKGDEFVRALYRRANCRDQFSTENKEYGYGVYNYILGVEKDYQKSNPLWKRFGRSIRNILRAGNG from the coding sequence ATGATTCGAATAAGAAATGAAATATCTGACCGGATCAAAAATGGGACGATTAAACGAGTTCGCCGCGAAAAATGTCCACTTTGTTGTGGGCAAAAATTTGTGCTGATTGCAAAAAAAGATCGGCTGGGGCTTCCTCTGGAAACGCTCATTTGCGATATTTGCGGCCTGGTGTTTTCCGGATCTTTCTTTAGTGCCAGCGGAGAGGATTTGTATTACTCAAATTACTGCAACCTGCTTAAAAATATAGGGCGCAGTCCAGATCAAATGTTTGCGGCAAGGACAGGTACGGATTCATACGCATGGAAAAGATACCGCTGGATAAAAAATGCTTTGGGTGGCAAATTTAATAATATAAGGACCATTATGGAGGTAGGATGCAACGATGGATGCAACCTATATCCATACCATCTAAATGGGTTTAATGTTATAGGATGTGACTTTGATGAGGTAAGGATGGCGCCCGGCCGATCCAAAGGAATGACCATGCTAAAGGGAGGGATCGAACAACTGCGGAAACTTTCCCAAACGGCGGATTTGCTTATTTTTTCTCACGTATTAGAACATTTGTCAGATATTGATCGTGCCTTGAGCGAAGCGAAAGAATTACTTTCTTCTGATGGGAGAATTTATATTGAAGTGCCGGGATTTAAGCGTTGGAATCGGGCCCGTTCAGAAGCAATTTCAGATGAATGGCTTGTTAGCGGGAATAATTTTCTTTCTTATCTTCAGATGGAGCACAACTTTTGTTTTGAAGCGCGGACATTAAACTTTTTTGCTTTTCGCAACGGTTTGATAGCAGAAAAGGGAGATGAGTTTGTTCGCGCTCTTTATAGGAGAGCAAATTGTCGAGATCAATTTTCGACTGAAAATAAAGAATACGGATATGGGGTCTATAACTATATTTTAGGAGTTGAAAAGGATTATCAAAAAAGCAATCCACTATGGAAGAGATTTGGACGATCCATAAGAAATATCTTGAGGGCGGGAAATGGATAA
- a CDS encoding Gfo/Idh/MocA family oxidoreductase, giving the protein MDRSLNVLVVGAGMYVCGRGTDGYGTILPALYQAKKSGLLGEVKVASAGAAGLKELEEKNHLLARMFGFKLNIKCFSDDKTAGTKSYNKAVSKGILPDCAIISIPDHLHYEVASFLMKKKISCLVVKPLAPTLKEVKKLIQIQNENELYCAVEFHKRFDRSNLKLKDILAGGALGDPLYFVVEYSQRKSVPTEKFKSWVRRTNIFQYLGIHYIDIIYFATRAIPQKVMALGQKNFLVSKGVNTYDSIQCIVEWKLPVGNKFTSTIMVNWIDPECTSAMSDQKIKVIGTKGRYEADQKNRGICIVTDEGGVEEPNPDFCGHYGSIGEVNYQGYGIDSILQYFDDICKIKRGFLTVNGLEDTRPTFKQSLIPTKVLESANQSLRSNGKWINLR; this is encoded by the coding sequence ATGGATCGTTCGTTGAATGTGCTTGTGGTTGGCGCAGGGATGTATGTATGCGGTAGAGGGACAGACGGTTATGGTACTATCTTGCCCGCGCTGTATCAGGCTAAAAAATCAGGATTGCTCGGAGAGGTCAAGGTCGCTTCTGCGGGTGCGGCAGGGCTAAAAGAACTCGAAGAAAAGAACCACCTGCTTGCGCGAATGTTTGGTTTTAAGCTTAATATTAAATGCTTTTCTGATGACAAGACTGCCGGTACTAAGTCCTATAATAAAGCTGTTTCAAAAGGGATACTTCCGGATTGCGCGATCATTTCGATCCCGGACCATCTTCATTATGAAGTCGCATCCTTTTTGATGAAGAAAAAAATATCTTGTTTGGTCGTTAAGCCGCTCGCACCGACTCTGAAAGAGGTGAAAAAGCTTATCCAAATTCAAAATGAAAACGAGTTATATTGTGCGGTCGAGTTTCATAAGCGCTTTGATCGATCAAATCTGAAATTGAAGGATATCCTCGCTGGAGGAGCGCTTGGAGATCCTCTATATTTTGTGGTAGAATATAGCCAGAGAAAAAGCGTTCCAACGGAAAAGTTTAAGTCTTGGGTTCGGCGAACGAATATCTTCCAATATTTGGGGATCCATTACATAGATATTATTTATTTTGCAACACGTGCAATTCCTCAAAAGGTGATGGCTTTAGGACAAAAGAATTTTCTTGTTTCTAAAGGTGTCAATACTTACGATTCGATCCAATGCATTGTCGAATGGAAGCTTCCCGTAGGTAATAAATTCACCAGTACGATCATGGTGAACTGGATCGATCCGGAATGCACGTCCGCGATGTCGGACCAGAAGATAAAAGTGATCGGGACAAAAGGAAGATATGAGGCTGACCAGAAAAACAGGGGCATCTGCATTGTGACCGATGAGGGGGGCGTCGAAGAACCCAATCCTGATTTCTGCGGACATTACGGCTCTATCGGTGAAGTGAATTATCAAGGATATGGGATTGACAGCATTTTGCAGTATTTTGATGATATTTGTAAAATAAAAAGAGGCTTTTTGACTGTAAATGGTTTAGAAGATACGAGACCGACCTTTAAGCAATCGCTAATTCCGACAAAGGTGCTGGAAAGCGCGAATCAGAGTTTGAGGAGCAACGGCAAATGGATCAATTTAAGGTGA